One genomic segment of Microcella indica includes these proteins:
- a CDS encoding ABC transporter substrate-binding protein, producing the protein MSPRRLRRFTSTATVALAALVLTACGPAATEGPEQDIDPNGSLTFGYFEPATSLDPHEGTSSQDLPWLLPVYASVLSYNDDGSVAPGLAETWELTEDALTLTLREGLTFHDGTTLDADAVVANLERAMNLETSSVKGDLSTVSAVEATDDRTVAIELSAPDAALPAKLADRSGMIISPTAFDDGTNLAIEPVGAGPWKSVDYAPGDHLTVERFDDYYDPDSVLLASLTIRLIDDDDTRLNAIRAGEVDVAQISAAQVQLASADSSLEVRTDPALAIDHLGLNISIPPFDDPRVREAINYAIDREALLEGIYRGTGIIAWQPFPPGYFANDPELEEMYPYDPDKARELLAEAGYPDGFSFDFQTNSQPFRVQATQAVAGMLAEVGIETNIITMEGPALLDAFYYQNAVAAYVTPWGGRADPSQTLDNLFGPSGLNNPSKITDPELADLLDQARASGDQDERGQLFREASELIMKDSRMIPLMFPGVTTVIRDNVVGYSTDLTGKANFLNVGVLAAE; encoded by the coding sequence ATGAGTCCGCGGCGATTGCGCCGCTTTACATCGACGGCGACGGTGGCTCTTGCCGCCTTAGTGTTGACGGCTTGCGGCCCCGCGGCGACCGAGGGACCTGAGCAAGACATCGATCCGAATGGGAGCCTCACGTTCGGCTACTTCGAACCGGCAACCAGTCTCGACCCGCATGAGGGCACCTCGTCCCAGGACCTGCCCTGGCTGCTCCCTGTGTACGCGAGCGTCTTGAGCTACAACGATGACGGCTCGGTGGCGCCCGGGCTCGCCGAGACGTGGGAGCTCACGGAGGATGCGTTGACTCTCACGTTGCGCGAAGGGTTGACATTCCACGACGGCACGACGTTGGACGCTGACGCTGTCGTTGCCAACCTGGAACGAGCCATGAACCTCGAGACCTCGAGCGTGAAGGGCGACCTGTCCACCGTGAGTGCGGTGGAGGCAACCGATGACCGAACTGTGGCGATCGAGCTGTCGGCGCCCGACGCTGCGTTGCCGGCGAAGCTCGCGGATCGTAGCGGCATGATCATCTCCCCGACGGCGTTCGACGACGGCACAAACCTCGCCATCGAGCCTGTCGGCGCGGGGCCGTGGAAGTCCGTCGATTACGCACCCGGAGACCACCTCACGGTCGAGCGGTTCGATGACTACTACGACCCCGACTCGGTGCTCCTTGCCTCGCTCACGATCCGGTTGATCGACGACGACGACACCCGCCTTAACGCGATCCGCGCGGGCGAGGTCGATGTCGCGCAGATCTCTGCCGCACAGGTCCAGCTCGCATCCGCGGACTCGAGTCTCGAAGTGCGCACCGACCCGGCGTTGGCGATCGACCACCTCGGGTTGAACATTTCAATCCCGCCCTTCGACGATCCGCGTGTCCGCGAGGCGATCAACTACGCGATCGATCGCGAGGCACTTCTCGAGGGCATCTACCGCGGCACCGGCATCATTGCGTGGCAGCCCTTCCCGCCGGGATACTTCGCCAACGATCCTGAACTCGAGGAGATGTACCCCTACGACCCGGACAAGGCTCGTGAGCTGCTGGCTGAGGCAGGCTATCCCGACGGCTTCTCATTCGACTTTCAGACGAACTCGCAGCCCTTCCGTGTTCAGGCAACTCAGGCGGTCGCCGGAATGCTCGCCGAGGTCGGAATTGAGACCAACATCATCACCATGGAGGGTCCGGCGCTACTCGACGCGTTCTACTACCAGAACGCCGTTGCCGCCTACGTCACACCGTGGGGAGGTCGCGCCGACCCGTCGCAGACGCTAGACAACCTGTTCGGGCCGTCCGGTCTCAACAATCCTTCGAAGATCACTGATCCGGAACTGGCCGACTTGCTCGACCAGGCGCGAGCTAGTGGCGACCAGGATGAGCGCGGGCAACTGTTCCGCGAGGCGTCGGAACTGATCATGAAGGATTCTCGGATGATCCCGCTGATGTTCCCCGGCGTGACCACGGTCATCAGGGACAACGTCGTCGGATACTCGACGGACTTGACCGGCAAGGCCAACTTCCTGAACGTAGGAGTGCTCGCCGCCGAGTGA
- a CDS encoding ABC transporter permease — protein sequence MLSFIIRRLLALIPQMLIAALVVFVLTSLLPGDAAIARAGGESATPELIAQYREQLGLDKPLVTRFFDFVVNAATGNLGISFSTNEPVTDILMRKVPVTLSLVLLSFLVALLIALPLGIVAALHPNGVADRVSLAIATSGIAIPNFWFAILLVLLFSLTLGWLPATGYVSITENPGQWFLHLLLPAITLGHALAAELTRQLRASLGDHLRRDYVRTMRSVGLSEVSVVGKHALRSALGPAVTTLGLQVPIAIGSAVVVEAVFDLPGIGSQMVQAVFSRDIQVLQGVILFTVLLVVVASFLTDLAYALINPKVRVQ from the coding sequence ATGCTGAGTTTCATCATCCGCCGCCTCCTCGCACTCATCCCGCAAATGCTCATTGCTGCACTCGTCGTCTTCGTGCTCACCTCGCTGCTCCCGGGTGACGCCGCGATCGCACGAGCGGGAGGCGAGTCGGCGACACCAGAGCTGATCGCCCAGTACCGCGAGCAGCTCGGGCTCGACAAACCCCTCGTGACACGGTTCTTCGACTTCGTCGTCAATGCCGCGACGGGCAACCTCGGGATTTCGTTCAGCACGAACGAACCGGTCACCGACATCCTGATGCGCAAGGTGCCCGTCACCCTCAGTCTCGTCCTGCTCAGCTTCCTTGTCGCGCTTCTCATCGCGCTTCCCCTCGGTATCGTCGCGGCACTGCACCCCAACGGTGTGGCTGACCGCGTTTCCCTCGCCATCGCGACGTCGGGTATAGCCATCCCCAACTTCTGGTTCGCCATCTTGTTGGTGCTCTTGTTTAGCCTGACGCTAGGATGGTTGCCCGCCACAGGCTATGTTTCGATCACTGAAAATCCTGGGCAGTGGTTCCTTCATTTGCTGCTGCCCGCCATCACCTTGGGCCACGCACTGGCGGCAGAGTTGACCCGCCAGTTGCGGGCGTCGCTCGGTGACCATCTTCGTCGCGATTACGTGCGCACCATGCGCTCGGTTGGCCTGTCCGAAGTGAGCGTCGTCGGGAAGCACGCGCTGCGATCAGCGCTCGGTCCGGCAGTGACCACACTCGGGCTGCAGGTGCCGATCGCCATAGGTTCCGCAGTCGTGGTGGAAGCCGTCTTCGACCTACCGGGTATCGGCAGCCAGATGGTACAGGCCGTTTTCTCGCGTGACATTCAGGTTCTGCAGGGCGTGATTCTCTTCACCGTGCTGCTCGTGGTGGTGGCGAGCTTCTTGACCGATCTCGCCTATGCGTTGATCAACCCGAAGGTGAGAGTCCAATGA
- a CDS encoding ABC transporter permease, producing the protein MTPPSPATAVIPVESSRRRRGLARRIIARPAGLASIIFLVVLAVISLLGPWITPFDPNQNDLRGVLQAPNFEHVLGTDDLGRDVFSRLLVAGRVSLSATFQAVGIGLVFGVLPGVLAGYLGGWFDTIVTRIADVLLSFPSLFLALAIVAILGPGLGNAMLAVGIAYAPRFLRIVRGQILFVRSETFVEAAISTGIPRHRVIWAHMLPNAWPALIIQISFMLGLTLIIESSLSYLGLGVQPPDASWGSMIGGSKAYIEIAPWLVLAPGLVIFFTSLAFNTLGDVLRDEVTGGREG; encoded by the coding sequence ATGACCCCCCCATCCCCGGCCACTGCGGTCATTCCCGTGGAGTCCTCTCGGCGTCGTCGAGGTCTCGCTCGCCGCATCATCGCGCGGCCCGCGGGATTGGCGAGCATCATCTTCCTCGTAGTTCTCGCGGTGATCTCGCTGCTGGGCCCATGGATCACGCCCTTCGATCCGAACCAGAACGACCTGCGCGGCGTCCTCCAGGCGCCGAACTTCGAGCACGTGCTCGGAACCGATGACTTGGGACGGGACGTGTTTTCACGGCTTCTCGTCGCCGGGCGGGTGTCGCTCTCAGCGACGTTCCAAGCGGTCGGGATCGGTTTAGTCTTCGGCGTGCTGCCGGGTGTCCTAGCGGGTTACCTCGGCGGCTGGTTCGACACGATCGTGACGCGCATCGCGGACGTGCTGCTGAGCTTCCCATCGCTCTTCCTCGCACTCGCCATCGTCGCCATCCTCGGCCCAGGTCTGGGTAATGCGATGCTCGCCGTCGGTATCGCTTATGCGCCTAGATTCCTGCGAATTGTGCGCGGGCAGATCCTCTTCGTTCGTAGCGAGACGTTTGTCGAAGCCGCCATATCGACCGGAATTCCGAGACATCGCGTCATCTGGGCGCACATGCTCCCCAACGCCTGGCCGGCTCTCATCATCCAGATCTCCTTCATGCTCGGTCTCACTCTCATCATCGAGTCCAGCCTGAGCTATCTGGGTCTCGGCGTTCAGCCACCAGACGCGAGCTGGGGGTCGATGATCGGCGGTAGCAAGGCGTACATCGAGATTGCACCGTGGCTCGTGCTCGCGCCGGGACTCGTGATCTTCTTCACGTCTCTGGCGTTCAACACGCTCGGTGACGTGCTCCGTGATGAGGTAACAGGAGGTCGAGAAGGATGA
- a CDS encoding ABC transporter ATP-binding protein encodes MERTDAATKTGAAPLLSVEGFSLDIAPGREYLPVLDDISLTVGAGEVVGLVGESGSGKSTLAMSLIGLVPKRISRQRGGRILFNGVDVTALPERDLRAIRGSQVGMIFQEPMTALDPAYRVGDQVAEVIRRHNGVSRAEARAQVIEDFRLVEISDPERRADAYPHELSGGLRQRVCIAMAIACRPSLLIADEPTTALDVTTQAQILDLLRRLRAEMDMSIVLISHDLAVIAEFCDRVMVMYAGQIVEQAPIDPFFVRPRHPYSSALLQSLPENQPPLQQLSVLRGSPPALGHVASGCRFAARCDFVQHGRCDVEPIPLRGLDGGAVRCVRAEELALPGVGE; translated from the coding sequence ATGGAACGCACGGACGCGGCGACGAAAACCGGCGCGGCACCGCTACTGAGTGTCGAGGGATTCTCGCTCGACATCGCTCCTGGGCGTGAGTATCTACCGGTGCTCGACGACATCAGCCTGACGGTCGGTGCAGGAGAGGTCGTTGGACTGGTCGGCGAGTCGGGTTCGGGCAAATCGACGTTGGCGATGTCGCTCATCGGTCTCGTGCCGAAGCGCATCTCGCGTCAGCGCGGAGGTCGGATCTTGTTCAACGGGGTCGACGTCACCGCCCTGCCCGAGCGCGATCTGCGCGCGATCCGGGGCAGCCAGGTGGGGATGATCTTCCAGGAGCCGATGACGGCACTTGATCCCGCATACCGCGTCGGCGATCAAGTCGCTGAGGTTATCCGTCGGCACAACGGTGTCAGTCGGGCCGAGGCTCGCGCTCAGGTGATCGAGGACTTCCGCCTTGTCGAGATATCCGATCCCGAACGACGCGCCGATGCCTATCCGCATGAGCTTTCCGGAGGTCTGCGACAAAGAGTGTGCATCGCGATGGCAATCGCCTGCCGACCGAGTCTGCTCATCGCCGATGAGCCCACGACGGCACTCGACGTCACGACGCAGGCGCAGATCCTTGATCTGCTCCGACGGTTGCGTGCCGAAATGGACATGTCGATCGTGCTCATCAGCCACGATCTTGCGGTTATCGCTGAATTCTGCGATCGGGTAATGGTCATGTATGCCGGGCAGATCGTCGAGCAGGCCCCCATAGACCCCTTCTTCGTCCGCCCGCGGCACCCCTACTCGTCGGCGCTTCTGCAGTCGCTACCGGAGAACCAGCCGCCACTTCAGCAGCTCTCAGTGCTTCGCGGATCTCCGCCAGCCCTCGGTCATGTCGCGTCGGGTTGTCGTTTCGCGGCCCGTTGTGATTTTGTTCAGCACGGACGGTGTGATGTGGAGCCGATACCTCTGCGTGGGCTCGACGGCGGTGCGGTGCGATGTGTTCGCGCTGAGGAGCTCGCTTTGCCGGGAGTAGGAGAATGA
- a CDS encoding ABC transporter ATP-binding protein: MTATQSSAGSDELGPVVLEGLNLVKDFAGRSSLFRRSRSQVRAVDEVTLSLHAGRTLGLVGESGSGKSTVGRLLLRLVGTTSGEVLLDGSDVTAMRGKALSRARRSMQMVFQDPYSSLNPTMRIGDIIGEPVAFHRKLKGDDLDAEVERLLVSVGLSATHARRFPDELSGGQRQRVAIARALAPNPKILVCDEAVSALDISIQSQILNLLLELQQEFGVTILFISHDLSVVRHVSRDIAVMYLGQIVEFGPADRVVDSPAHPYTAALLSAVPEAKPSHGRARAKVLLQGDPPSPSQRPAGCPFVSRCPAAFEPCHVIRPEHTPVDGGGTVACHLQTSGPKLAGRPVPLELMRTAPREAPTESA, encoded by the coding sequence ATGACGGCCACGCAATCGTCCGCCGGCTCGGACGAGTTGGGCCCCGTAGTGCTCGAGGGTCTCAATCTCGTGAAGGACTTCGCCGGACGTTCTTCACTGTTCCGCCGCAGCCGCAGCCAGGTGCGTGCGGTCGACGAGGTGACCCTGAGCCTCCACGCGGGCCGCACCCTCGGATTGGTGGGTGAATCGGGTTCGGGCAAGTCGACGGTGGGTCGGTTGCTCCTGCGACTGGTGGGCACCACGAGTGGCGAGGTGCTGCTGGACGGTTCGGACGTGACGGCGATGCGTGGCAAGGCTTTGAGTCGTGCTCGCCGGTCCATGCAGATGGTGTTCCAGGACCCTTACTCCTCGCTCAACCCGACAATGCGCATCGGTGACATCATCGGCGAGCCGGTCGCGTTCCACCGGAAGCTGAAGGGCGACGACCTGGATGCCGAGGTCGAACGGCTCCTGGTCAGCGTCGGTCTGTCGGCTACGCACGCTCGGCGGTTCCCTGACGAGCTGTCCGGGGGCCAGCGCCAGCGCGTGGCCATCGCACGCGCTCTGGCGCCGAACCCGAAGATCCTTGTCTGCGACGAGGCCGTGAGTGCCCTTGACATTTCGATTCAGTCGCAGATCCTCAACCTGCTGCTTGAGCTGCAACAGGAGTTCGGTGTCACCATCCTGTTCATCTCGCACGACTTGTCGGTCGTGCGACATGTGAGTCGCGACATCGCCGTGATGTATCTCGGTCAGATCGTCGAGTTCGGGCCAGCAGATCGCGTCGTCGACAGCCCCGCACATCCGTACACAGCCGCTTTGCTCTCAGCCGTCCCGGAGGCGAAGCCTTCGCACGGTCGTGCCCGGGCGAAGGTGTTGCTGCAGGGCGATCCCCCCAGCCCGTCCCAGCGACCGGCGGGGTGTCCGTTCGTGTCTCGTTGCCCAGCTGCCTTCGAACCGTGCCACGTCATCCGGCCGGAGCACACCCCCGTCGACGGAGGTGGCACGGTCGCGTGTCACCTCCAGACGAGCGGACCCAAGCTTGCGGGCCGACCGGTCCCGTTGGAACTGATGCGCACTGCGCCTCGCGAGGCGCCAACGGAGAGCGCCTAG
- a CDS encoding 3-hydroxyacyl-CoA dehydrogenase family protein, whose translation MTSVKTLAVVGSGTMGHGIGQLAAMQAIDVRVFDVDSAALDRARSGVRTSLDRFVKKGSISQEQSDNILGRMSFVNDLDKAVSGADVVVEAVPEVLELKQKVFADLDSRADESTLLATNTSQLSITAIASVTSHPERVVGMHFFNPPVMMRLVEIIRGTLTSDEMLDRTVALAEQLGKESVVCQRDAPGFITTRAIMALRLECIRIYEEGIASMEDLDKAMRLAFNHPMGQFELNDYNGLDIALQGSRNLREAYGERFAPPPSLVSRVAAGRLGRKTGGGWYDYPTD comes from the coding sequence ATGACATCCGTGAAGACACTGGCCGTCGTCGGCTCGGGCACGATGGGACACGGTATTGGACAACTCGCCGCCATGCAGGCCATTGACGTGCGCGTGTTCGACGTCGATTCCGCGGCCTTGGACCGGGCACGTTCGGGAGTCCGCACGAGTCTTGACCGTTTCGTCAAGAAGGGCTCGATTAGCCAGGAGCAATCCGACAATATTCTCGGCCGGATGTCATTCGTCAACGACCTCGACAAGGCGGTCTCGGGCGCGGATGTCGTCGTGGAGGCCGTTCCTGAAGTGCTCGAGCTCAAGCAGAAGGTGTTCGCCGATCTCGACAGTCGAGCCGACGAGTCGACGCTTCTCGCCACGAATACCAGCCAGCTCAGCATCACAGCCATCGCCTCGGTGACCAGCCACCCTGAGCGGGTGGTCGGGATGCACTTCTTCAATCCACCTGTGATGATGCGCCTCGTCGAGATCATTCGCGGCACGCTCACGTCGGACGAGATGCTCGATCGCACGGTCGCGCTCGCTGAGCAGCTCGGCAAGGAGAGTGTCGTCTGCCAGCGTGATGCGCCAGGTTTCATCACCACCCGAGCGATCATGGCGTTGCGGCTGGAGTGCATTCGGATCTATGAGGAGGGTATCGCCTCGATGGAGGACCTCGACAAGGCCATGCGTTTGGCCTTCAATCACCCGATGGGTCAGTTCGAGCTCAACGATTACAACGGCCTCGACATCGCACTCCAGGGCTCGCGAAATTTGCGCGAGGCCTATGGCGAGCGTTTCGCGCCGCCGCCCAGCCTCGTTTCCCGAGTTGCGGCTGGCCGACTCGGTCGGAAGACCGGCGGCGGCTGGTACGACTACCCCACCGACTGA
- a CDS encoding enoyl-CoA hydratase-related protein, whose translation MASVSRRRPASFPELRLADSVGRPAAAGTTTPPTEQRPRDNTDPKENHVMVATSEFTDIIYEKADHVARITINRPKSLNAYTNHTMRELVLAIQDASFDGEVGVVVITGAGDRAFCAGGDVKWEDEGGLEATYDYFPDIHNAIRCCLKPVIARVNGYSIGGGNHMAYACDLTIAADHAIFGQNGPSVGSPADGFTVARLSTIIGHKRAREMWFLNRKYTAAQMLDWGLVNAVVPYDKLDEEVDQWCQEILAKSPTCLRVNKASFEGALDNLRNPTFSVQRMLAPNYLGSEEQMEGTKAFLEKRKPDFNKFRRDVPELYTSAS comes from the coding sequence ATGGCGAGCGTTTCGCGCCGCCGCCCAGCCTCGTTTCCCGAGTTGCGGCTGGCCGACTCGGTCGGAAGACCGGCGGCGGCTGGTACGACTACCCCACCGACTGAGCAAAGACCCCGAGACAACACCGATCCGAAGGAGAATCACGTCATGGTTGCCACATCTGAATTCACCGACATCATCTACGAGAAAGCTGACCACGTCGCCCGGATTACGATCAACCGGCCCAAGTCCCTCAACGCCTACACCAACCACACCATGCGCGAGCTGGTGCTCGCTATCCAGGACGCGTCGTTCGACGGTGAGGTAGGCGTGGTCGTGATCACCGGGGCCGGTGACCGCGCGTTCTGCGCGGGCGGCGACGTCAAGTGGGAGGACGAGGGCGGCCTCGAAGCCACGTATGACTACTTCCCTGACATCCACAACGCCATCCGATGCTGCCTCAAGCCTGTGATCGCGCGAGTGAACGGCTACTCGATCGGCGGCGGCAACCACATGGCATATGCGTGCGACCTCACGATCGCCGCCGATCACGCCATCTTCGGTCAGAACGGTCCGTCGGTCGGCAGTCCAGCCGACGGCTTCACGGTCGCTCGCCTGTCGACCATCATTGGGCACAAGCGCGCTCGAGAGATGTGGTTCCTCAACCGCAAGTACACCGCCGCGCAAATGCTCGATTGGGGCCTCGTCAACGCGGTCGTGCCGTATGACAAGCTCGACGAAGAAGTCGACCAGTGGTGCCAGGAAATCCTGGCGAAGAGCCCCACGTGCTTGCGCGTGAACAAGGCGTCGTTTGAGGGTGCACTGGACAACCTGCGCAATCCCACCTTCTCTGTGCAGCGCATGCTCGCGCCGAACTACCTCGGTTCCGAGGAGCAGATGGAGGGCACAAAGGCATTCCTTGAGAAGCGCAAGCCCGACTTCAACAAGTTCCGGCGCGACGTCCCCGAGCTCTACACGAGCGCGAGCTAG
- a CDS encoding enoyl-CoA hydratase/isomerase family protein translates to MSVRVESEGFVRIITIDRPEARNAINRETRAGLEEAFTGFASDDGARVAVLTGAGDRAFSAGADLKEMDPAERADPAYTAPPFGFITRDFYTDKPIVAAVNGAAYGGGLEMVLACDLRIAADNSQLGLTEAKWGLLPGGGGTQRLAREIPRAIALEMLMTGVPISAARAYELGLVNAVVPSADLMSRALQLAEAIAANGPLAVRAAKKAVDEGAGLPLDEALALEQKLSKKLFATSDAAEGPRAFAEKRPPRFEAR, encoded by the coding sequence GTGTCCGTCCGAGTAGAGTCAGAGGGCTTTGTCCGGATCATCACCATCGATCGCCCTGAGGCCCGCAACGCGATCAACCGGGAGACGAGGGCAGGTCTCGAGGAGGCATTCACCGGATTCGCCTCGGACGACGGCGCGCGAGTCGCGGTGCTGACCGGGGCGGGAGACAGAGCGTTCAGCGCCGGTGCAGACCTCAAAGAGATGGATCCAGCGGAGCGCGCCGACCCCGCATACACAGCGCCACCATTCGGTTTCATCACCCGGGACTTCTATACGGACAAGCCCATCGTCGCCGCTGTGAACGGCGCGGCGTATGGCGGTGGGCTGGAGATGGTCCTTGCGTGCGATCTGCGTATCGCGGCCGACAACTCCCAGCTCGGGTTGACGGAGGCGAAGTGGGGGTTGCTGCCCGGAGGTGGGGGGACCCAGCGTCTGGCTCGCGAGATTCCTCGTGCAATCGCGCTGGAAATGCTCATGACGGGCGTGCCGATCTCGGCCGCGCGAGCCTACGAGCTCGGTCTGGTCAACGCAGTTGTACCGTCGGCGGATCTCATGTCGCGCGCCCTGCAGCTCGCCGAGGCGATCGCGGCCAATGGCCCGCTCGCGGTTCGAGCGGCGAAGAAGGCGGTCGACGAGGGAGCTGGCCTGCCGCTCGACGAAGCTCTCGCTCTTGAGCAGAAACTGAGCAAGAAACTGTTCGCGACGTCCGACGCAGCGGAGGGGCCGCGAGCCTTCGCCGAGAAGCGTCCGCCGCGGTTCGAAGCAAGGTGA
- a CDS encoding acyl-CoA dehydrogenase family protein, with protein sequence MTSNVGELFQLPAELEEFRSSARSFAEREVAPLVDEAERTSTFPLELFTKAGSAGLLGLQFEERWGGSDAGLLPDMIFREEVSRVCAGIAAGLGIQGQIGTAYLARFGSDEQKERWLRPAIAGELITAWGLTEPDAGSDVRAIRTTVEVAGSSAVLRGRKTFITNGPIAGAVGVVAKQDNGKFAVYMVEAGDEGYAVERTLEKLGCRSSQVGELVFDDVRLDESRRISPAEGSEIEEILDVLIRGRILISAASLGVATAAFDLGLAYAKERTAFGRKIGGFQEISMKFAEADARIAAARLLTYRAAVLCDSRSEVPVREVAHAKLMASETALWVVDQMMRVFGGMGFMREAPIERLYRDVRYFQIVEGTTEIQHRILAKALGL encoded by the coding sequence ATGACTAGCAATGTAGGGGAGCTCTTCCAGCTCCCGGCCGAACTCGAAGAATTCCGATCGTCTGCGCGCTCGTTCGCGGAGCGGGAGGTCGCACCGCTCGTAGACGAGGCGGAGCGCACCTCCACCTTCCCGCTCGAGTTGTTCACGAAGGCCGGGTCCGCCGGCCTCCTGGGGTTACAGTTCGAGGAGCGCTGGGGCGGTTCCGATGCCGGTCTGCTTCCGGACATGATCTTCCGCGAGGAGGTCTCGCGAGTGTGTGCCGGAATCGCCGCTGGACTCGGCATTCAGGGCCAGATTGGCACCGCCTATCTCGCGCGATTCGGATCCGACGAGCAGAAAGAGCGATGGTTGCGTCCGGCGATTGCGGGCGAACTCATCACGGCCTGGGGCCTGACCGAGCCGGACGCGGGTTCGGATGTGCGCGCCATCCGCACGACGGTTGAGGTCGCCGGGTCTAGTGCTGTGTTGCGCGGACGCAAGACCTTCATCACCAATGGGCCGATCGCAGGAGCCGTCGGCGTCGTCGCGAAGCAGGACAATGGCAAGTTCGCGGTGTACATGGTCGAGGCCGGCGACGAGGGCTACGCCGTCGAGCGCACGCTTGAGAAGCTGGGTTGCCGTTCCTCGCAAGTCGGCGAGCTCGTCTTCGATGACGTGCGCCTAGACGAATCGCGGCGCATCTCACCGGCCGAGGGTTCCGAGATTGAGGAGATCCTCGATGTGCTTATCCGCGGACGCATCCTGATCTCCGCCGCGTCGCTCGGCGTCGCCACCGCTGCGTTCGACCTCGGTCTGGCGTATGCCAAGGAGCGCACCGCCTTCGGCCGCAAGATCGGCGGGTTCCAAGAGATTTCGATGAAGTTCGCCGAGGCGGACGCTCGCATCGCTGCTGCCCGGCTCCTCACCTATCGCGCGGCCGTGCTGTGCGACTCTCGATCCGAAGTTCCCGTCCGGGAGGTCGCGCACGCGAAGCTCATGGCGAGCGAGACGGCTCTCTGGGTCGTCGACCAGATGATGCGAGTGTTCGGCGGTATGGGTTTCATGCGCGAAGCCCCCATCGAGAGGTTGTACCGCGACGTCCGGTATTTCCAGATCGTCGAAGGCACCACGGAGATCCAGCATAGAATTCTCGCGAAGGCGCTCGGACTATGA
- a CDS encoding enoyl-CoA hydratase/isomerase family protein, which translates to MTEGSIAELLVEREGAVGILTLNRPHAHNSLNSTLIATLGEALSEFREDPAIAVIVITGAGDKSFCSGMDLRGAPDVTALEDQFSPPPQHLSRGMEVWKPLIAAVNGYALGAGFELALSCDLRYASSTATFGLPEVRIGSMPGAGGTQRIIRQAPHALAMELLLTGDRWDAQRIRDAGLINGVVPPEELRGTVLEIAHRIGDNAPLAIQAVKQAVARGRHLPLAEGLILERTLFNLIRDTEDRAEGRAAFAEKRPPVFRGR; encoded by the coding sequence ATGACCGAGGGAAGCATTGCGGAGCTCCTTGTCGAACGCGAAGGCGCTGTCGGCATTCTGACCCTCAACCGTCCCCATGCCCACAACAGCCTGAACTCCACGCTCATCGCGACGCTCGGCGAGGCACTCTCCGAGTTCCGAGAAGACCCCGCGATCGCGGTAATCGTCATCACGGGTGCCGGTGATAAGTCATTCTGCTCGGGGATGGACCTCCGTGGCGCGCCCGACGTCACGGCGCTCGAGGACCAGTTCAGCCCGCCCCCGCAGCACCTGTCGCGGGGTATGGAGGTGTGGAAGCCTCTGATCGCGGCGGTCAACGGCTACGCGCTTGGCGCCGGATTCGAACTTGCCCTCTCGTGTGATCTGCGGTATGCCTCATCAACAGCGACTTTCGGACTTCCGGAGGTACGCATCGGGTCGATGCCGGGGGCCGGCGGGACCCAGCGCATCATCCGGCAGGCACCGCACGCGCTCGCGATGGAACTCCTGCTCACAGGTGATCGCTGGGACGCACAGCGAATTCGCGACGCCGGACTCATCAATGGAGTGGTCCCTCCAGAGGAGCTACGTGGCACCGTGCTGGAGATCGCGCACCGTATCGGCGACAACGCTCCCCTCGCCATCCAGGCCGTCAAGCAGGCCGTCGCTCGCGGTCGCCACCTGCCTCTCGCCGAGGGGTTGATCCTCGAGCGCACCTTGTTCAACCTGATCCGCGACACGGAAGACAGGGCGGAGGGCCGCGCAGCCTTCGCCGAGAAGCGGCCTCCCGTGTTCCGCGGTCGATGA